The Larus michahellis chromosome 2, bLarMic1.1, whole genome shotgun sequence genome window below encodes:
- the BET1 gene encoding BET1 homolog, translating into MRRAGLGEGASAGSYGYTNSGYSVYEEENERLTESLRTKVSAIKSLSIEIGTEVKNQNKMLSEMDNDFDSAGGLLGATMGRLRTLSRGSQTKLLCYMMLFALFVFFVIYWIIKLR; encoded by the exons ATGAGGCGCGCGGGGCTGG GCGAGGGAGCATCTGCTGGTAGCTATGGCTATACCAATAGTGGATACAGtgtttatgaagaagaaaatgaaaggttaaCAGAAAGTCTGCGTACAAAAGTCAGTGCCATCAAATCA ctttccaTTGAAATTGGAACAgaagttaaaaaccaaaataaaatgttatcaGAAATG GATAATGATTTTGACTCTGCGGGTGGACTTCTAGGTGCAACTATGGGCAGACTGAGAACACTCTCCAGAGGAAGCCAGACAAAGTTATTATGCTACATGATGCTCtttgcattgtttgttttttttgtgatATACTGGATTATTAAACTGAGGTGA